One Candidatus Micrarchaeota archaeon genomic window carries:
- a CDS encoding S-methyl-5-thioribose-1-phosphate isomerase produces MRFLSKRAKRLAEDIRAIRIQGAHRVAKYGIIAFVYEMNVYARRSRDPDELLTRARSVADMLKGLRPTEPMLINYLDDILYDINNLAEQKRLSSSVLRGYLARKLKTILKQMDGARARLARAGSRLIKSGDRILVHCHSTSVMLTLKTAWNSGKRFEVVATETRPLYQGHRTVRDLLSYGIPTTLIVDSGVGTVIDEIDKVFVGGDAVGLNGQLANKIGTKTIAELAYRRGIPFYSCVELYKLDRRPDIPIEYRDPREVLAHIPKGLKVLNPAFDITPAKHISGFVTEQGVLKPREYVRTAEKVIKMFDKRMLPCP; encoded by the coding sequence GTGAGATTCCTGAGCAAACGTGCGAAACGGTTGGCGGAAGACATCCGTGCCATTAGGATTCAGGGTGCGCACAGGGTTGCTAAGTACGGTATAATCGCTTTCGTTTACGAGATGAACGTGTATGCACGACGTTCACGCGATCCTGATGAACTGTTGACCCGTGCGCGTAGTGTTGCGGACATGTTAAAAGGGTTACGTCCGACAGAACCGATGCTGATCAACTATCTGGACGATATACTTTACGACATCAACAATCTTGCCGAACAGAAGAGGTTGAGTTCATCCGTGCTACGCGGTTATCTTGCCAGAAAACTTAAAACGATCCTCAAACAGATGGACGGCGCCCGCGCGCGGTTAGCGCGCGCGGGCAGCCGTCTTATAAAGTCAGGTGATAGAATCCTCGTTCATTGTCACTCTACGTCCGTGATGTTGACTTTGAAGACAGCGTGGAATTCTGGGAAACGGTTTGAAGTGGTGGCTACCGAGACGCGTCCCCTCTATCAAGGGCATAGAACCGTCCGCGACCTCTTATCTTACGGGATACCCACCACGTTGATCGTTGACAGCGGTGTCGGAACGGTCATAGACGAAATAGATAAGGTGTTCGTCGGCGGTGATGCGGTAGGGTTAAACGGTCAACTGGCTAACAAGATAGGCACAAAAACGATTGCCGAACTGGCCTACCGTCGCGGGATACCGTTCTATTCGTGTGTTGAACTGTACAAGTTGGACAGACGTCCCGACATACCTATCGAATACCGTGACCCTAGGGAGGTGCTGGCCCATATCCCTAAAGGTCTCAAGGTTTTGAACCCTGCTTTTGACATAACTCCTGCAAAACACATATCAGGGTTTGTCACAGAGCAAGGCGTGTTAAAACCGAGGGAATACGTGCGCACTGCGGAGAAAGTTATAAAAATGTTTGATAAGAGGATGTTACCATGTCCGTGA